From Scatophagus argus isolate fScaArg1 chromosome 10, fScaArg1.pri, whole genome shotgun sequence, a single genomic window includes:
- the alox5a gene encoding polyunsaturated fatty acid 5-lipoxygenase, which produces MPSYTVTVATGSQWFAGTDDYIYITLVGTERCSERTLLDKPLYNDFERGAVDSYDVRVEEDLGEIVLVKIEKKKYWVHDDWYCRYITVKTPSGDYVEFPCFRWLVDDKEVVLRDGGAHLPQDDKTSVVKQHRQKELDMRRKTYRWKEWQPGFPMSIDANRHKDLPRDIQFDSEKGVDFVLNYSKAIENLFVNQFMHMFQSSWSDFADFERIFVRITNTISEYVMQHWKEDFMFGYQFLNGCNPVVIKKCTKLPDKFPVTHEMVCVSLERELTLEQEIEAGNIYMVDYEVLDGISANCTDPCTLQYLAAPICLLYKNAQNKILPIAIQLGQTPGEDNPIFLPTDGQYDWLLAKIWVRSADFQHHQTITHLLKTHLITEVFAIAMYRQLPAVHPVYKLLIPHVRFTIAINTKAREQLICECGIFDKANATGGGGHVQLVQKAVKTLTFRSLCFPDIMKARGVDMKEELPTYFYRDDGYRVWEATKNFVSDVVCIYYTNDEAVQADEEIQAFVKDVCSFGMQDFDHCEFPKSLKSREELTEYLTVIVFTASAQHAAVNFGQYDWCSWIPNAPSTMRRPPPKQKGLADVNLIIESLPDRGRSSWHLGAVWALSQYQENELYLGMYPDEHFIEKPVKAAMEKFRKELAEITISIKRRNEGKKLPYYNMSPDKIPNSVAV; this is translated from the exons ATGCCTTCTTACACAGTGACTGTTGCCACAGGGAGCCAGTGGTTTGCAGGGACGGATGATTATATCTACATTACACTGGTGGGCACGGAGCGATGCAGCGAGAGAACACTGCTGGACAAACCTCTGTACAATGACTTTGAGAGAGGCGCG GTGGATTCCTATGACGTGAGGGTCGAGGAGGACCTGGGCGAGATCGTCTTGGTGAAGATCGAGAAGAAGAAGTACTGGGTGCATGATGACTGGTACTGCAGGTACATCACAGTCAAAACCCCATCTGGAGACTATGTGGAATTCCCCTGCTTTCGCTGGCTGGTGGATGACAAAGAAGTGGTTCTGCGGGATGGAGGAG CACATCTTCCTCAGGATGATAAGACCAGTGTGGtaaagcagcacagacaaaaagagcTAGATATGAGGAGAAAAACCTACAG ATGGAAGGAGTGGCAGCCAGGCTTCCCTATGAGCATAGATGCTAACAGGCACAAGGATCTGCCCCGGGACATCCAGTTTGACAGCGAGAAGGGAGTGGACTTTGTACTGAACTACAGTAAAGC GATAGAGAACCTGTTTGTGAACCAGTTCATGCACATGTTCCAGTCCTCCTGGAGTGACTTCGCTGACTTTGAGAGAATCTTTGTGAgaatcacaaacacaatctCAG AATATGTGATGCAACACTGGAAGGAGGACTTCATGTTTGGATACCAGTTTCTGAATGGCTGCAATCCTGTAGTGATCAAGAAGTGCACCAAACTTCCTGACAAGTTTCCCGTCACTCATGAGATGGTCTGTGTTAGCCTGGAGAGGGAGCTGACTCTGGAGCAGGAAATAGAG GCAGGTAACATCTACATGGTGGACTACGAGGTGTTGGACGGCATCAGTGCTAACTGCACAGACCCTTGCACTCTGCAGTACTTGGCAGCTCCTATCTGTCTGCTCTACAAGAACGCTCAGAACAAGATCTTGCCCATAGCCATACAG CTCGGGCAGACTCCAGGAGAAGACAACCCGATCTTCCTGCCCACCGATGGTCAGTATGACTGGCTGCTGGCTAAGATCTGGGTCCGCTCGGCTGACTTCCAGCACCACCAGACCATCACACACCTGCTCAAGACGCATCTTATCACAGAGGTTTTTGCTATTGCCATGTACAGGCAGCTCCCTGCTGTTCACCCTGTGTATAAG CTACTTATCCCACATGTTCGTTTTACCATTGCAATCAACACCAAGGCCAGAGAGCAGCTCATTTGTGAGTGTGGCATCTTCGACAAG GCAAACGCAACAGGCGGAGGTGGCCACGTCCAGCTGGTTCAGAAGGCCGTGAAGACTCTGACCTTCAGGTCTCTGTGCTTCCCGGATATTATGAAGGCCCGCGGTGTGGACATGAAGGAGGAGCTGCCTACCTACTTCTACAGAGATGACGGCTACAGGGTGTGGGAAGCCACCAAGAA TTTTGTGTCTGATGTGGTGTGTATTTACTACACCAACGATGAGGCGGTGCAGGCAGACGAAGAAATCCAGGCCTTTGTTAAAGATGTGTGCAGCTTCGGCATGCAGGACTTTGATCACTGTG AGTTTCCCAAGTCCCTGAAATCACGTGAGGAGCTGACAGAGTATCTGACTGTCATTGTGTTCACTGCTTCAGCCCAGCACGCAGCAGTCAATTTCGGACAG TATGACTGGTGTTCCTGGATCCCCAATGCTCCATCTACCATGCGAAGGCCTCCGCCTAAGCAGAAGGGCTTGGCAGATGTGAACTTGATCATCGAGAGCCTCCCTGATCGCGGGCGTTCCAGCTGGCACCTGGGGGCCGTCTGGGCCCTCAGCCAGTACCAGGAGAACGAG ctgtacCTGGGCATGTATCCTGATGAGCACTTCATAGAGAAGCCAGTGAAGGCAGCAATGGAGAAGTTCAGGAAGGAACTGGCGGAGATAACCATTTCCATCAAGAGGAGGAATGAGGGAAAGAAGCTGCCTTACTACAACATGTCCCCTGACAAAATCCCAAACAGTGTTGCTGTTTGA